From one Montipora capricornis isolate CH-2021 chromosome 10, ASM3666992v2, whole genome shotgun sequence genomic stretch:
- the LOC138020024 gene encoding DNA-binding protein SMUBP-2-like: protein MEADVSQFVKRTICLLNLERKTEIEETKSLQENISPKELQRRGVCLLKLRIRSRKTGLYGRHLLTFELRKTTNPDGKLPSHSLTPGDIVGLGWLNAVQNASDIASGIVSHVTQTAVTVAFNETADSLSFDDEGPFKLVKLANDVTHKRIKSALDSLSKYRDGPAAHLIDVFFGNVSPGPPLQIRPYTEGTANIPCEFFNEDLDNSQRQAVKFALCQREVAIVHGPPGTGKTTTVVEIILQAVKKFNMKVLACAPSNVAVDNLVEKLVKVKVKVVRLGHPARLLSVVQEHSLDALLSNSDGTAIVQDVRKDIDDTLTKVRKSKNVSEKKHLKQEIKSLREELRQREAKAITEILTKADVVLATNTSASVDGPLKHVKPEHFDLVIIDEAAQSLEAGCWVPLLQAKRCVLAGDHLQLPPTIISKEAAKQGLEVTLMERLIKLLGDDVVRMLTTQYRMNEAIMKWSSEKLYEGRLQADASVKNHLLKDLPGIEETEETILPLLLIDTTGCDVSEKEVEDEVSKGNEGEADIVASHVTALISAGLQPTDIAVIAPYNLQVDLLRLRLASKYPALEIKSVDGFQGREKEAVVISLVRSNNKGEVGFLAEHRRINVAITRARRHLAVIADSETVSHDDFLKSLMDYMSTQGEVRSAHEYIRDSLPTFNASKPVCNFENREYDSFLSKISKAGEKKNGLKANESHKKESDDLKIERKFGSNTTSTKVDIDKKESDETTQLDTSSSTLESSLSNNSSSVKVRNNSNDFQQPPSSKASATAKYSLETLEKELSDFVQDASKLELPFPKTLNSQQRFNVHCIAEKLNLVHESQGEGKDRYIVVRKALQPMSKGDDVDDEFLKTCCLCKKRVPSCNLELHSLRCEQQLKSKTAQTDITERKDASVSRTTVKPHKTGAKTKPSAPKREEEEDFDKLLASFTKLDTQCAYDVCKQSVRTLGQTCQCCGRIYCLSHHIPEVHGCGEAAKRRARYLANRPTSAKPKASDATRKAQLHRKLDKKLNEMSEQRKIKKKGGNSE from the exons ATGGAAGCTGACGTCTCTCAGTTTGTGAAGAGAACGATATGTCTTCTGAATTTAGAAAGAAAAACCGAAATAGAGGAAACAAAATCTCTTCAGGAAAACATAAGTCCAAAGGAACTACAAAGAAGAGGTGTCTGTCTTTTAAAACTTCGTATTCGAAGTCGGAAAACTGGATTATATGGAAGACATCTTCTCACCTTTGAACTTAGAAAGACGACGAACCCTGATGGAAAGCTTCCTTCACATTCTCTGACGCCTG GAGATATAGTGGGACTAGGCTGGTTAAATGCAGTTCAAAATGCAAGCGACATTGCTTCAGGAATTGTCAGTCATGTCACTCAGACTGCTGTTACAGTAGCATTTAATGAAACAGCTGACAGCCTGTCATTTGATGATGAGGGGCCATTCAAACTTGTTAAATTGGCAAATGATGTGACACATAAGAGGATTAAAAG tGCTCTTGATTCCTTAAGCAAATACAGAGATGGTCCAGCTGCCCATTTGATTGACGTTTTCTTTGGGAATGTGTCTCCTGGGCCTCCATTACAAATCAGACCATACACAGAGGGAACAGCAAACATCCCTTGTGAGTTCTTTAACGAAGACCTTGACAACTCACAGAGGCAAGCTGTGAAATTTGCCTTGTGTCAAAGAGAAGTAGCCATTGTTCATGGACCACCAGGAACTGGAAAGACCACCACTGTGGTTGAGATTATATTGCAGGCTGTCAAGAAATTTAACATGAAG gTACTAGCTTGTGCACCATCGAATGTTGCAGTTGATAACCTTGTTGAGAAGCTTGTAAAAGTTAAAGTCAAG gTTGTACGACTTGGCCACCCAGCACGTCTACTCAGTGTTGTTCAAGAGCATTCACTTGATGCCTTGTTGTCCAATTCTGATGGAACTGCCATTGTACAGGATGTGAGAAAAGACATAGATGACACACTG ACAAAAGTAAGGAAATCAAAGAATGTATCAGAGAAGAAACATCTcaaacaagaaataaaatccCTGCGAGAAGAGCTTAGACAAAGAGAAGCCAAAGCTATTACAGAAATACTCACCAAGGCTGATGTTGTCCTGGCAACCAACACCAGTGCATCAGTGGATGGCCCCCTTAAACATGTGAAGCCAGAACATTTTGATTTGGTGATTATCGATGAGGCTGCTCAGTCACTGGAAGCGGGCTGCTGGGTACCCCTGCTACAGGCTAAAAG atGTGTCCTTGCTGGTGATCACCTTCAATTACCTCCCACCATAATATCAAAGGAAGCAGCAAAGCAGGGCCTTGAAGTGACACTGATGGAGAGACTCATAAAGTTGCTAGGAGATGATGTTGTACGCATGTTAACTACTCAGTATAG AATGAATGAAGCGATTATGAAGTGGTCTTCAGAGAAATTATACGAGGGTCGGCTACAAGCAGATGCCTCTGTCAAAAATCATCTACTGAAAGACCTTCCTGGAATAGAGGAAACCGAAGAGACTATACTTCCCCTTCTCTTGATTGACACTACCGGATGTGACGTCAGTGAAAAAGAGGTGGAAGATGAAGTGTCTAAAGGGAATGAAGGAGAGGCTGACATTGTCGCTTCACATGTCACTGCCCTTATTTCCGCTGGACTACAACCAACTGATATCGCTGTCATTGCCCCTTACAATCTTCAG GTAGACTTGCTGAGGTTACGCTTAGCGTCCAAATACCCAGCTCTGGAAATCAAGTCCGTAGATGGATTTCAAGGAAGAGAGAAAGAAGCGGTTGTCATTTCACTGGTTCGCTCAAATAACAAAG GGGAAGTCGGTTTTTTGGCAGAACACAGGCGAATCAACGTAGCCATCACACGAGCTCGGCGCCATCTTGCAGTCATTGCTGATTCTGAGACTGTTAGTCACGATGACTTTCTAAAATCTCTGATGGATTACATGAGCACCCAGGGAGAAGTCCGCTCTGCGCATGAATACATCAGGGATTCACTACCGACTTTTAACGCTTCAAAACCAGTGTGTAATTTTGAGAATCGAGAATATGATTCATTCTTGTCTAAAATCAGTAAAGCTGGCGAGAAGAAAAATGGTTTAAAGGCGAACGAAAGTCATAAGAAAGAGAGCGACGACTTgaagattgaaagaaaattcgggAGCAACACGACAAGCACCAAAGTCGATATCGACAAAAAAGAAAGTGACGAAACGACACAATTGGATACGTCATCTTCCACACTTGAAAGTAGTCTTTCCAATAACTCTTCATCTGTCAAAGTCCGTAATAACAGCAATGACTTTCAACAGCCTCCATCATCGAAAGCTTCTGCAACAGCAAAATACAGCCTCGAAACTCTAGAGAAAGAACTTTCGGATTTTGTGCAAGATGCGTCAAAGCTGGAGCTTCCATTTCCGAAGACTTTGAACTCCCAGCAAAGATTTAATGTTCACTGCATTGCTGAAAAGTTAAATCTTGTCCATGAAAGCCAAGGAGAAGGCAAAGATAGATATATTGTGGTTAGAAAAGCCTTGCAACCAATGTCTAAAG GCGATGATGTGGATGACGAATTTTTGAAGACTTGTTGTTTGTGCAAGAAACGGGTACCAAGTTGTAACCTTGAGCTTCACTCGCTGCGCTGTGAACAACAATTGAAATCAAAGACTGCGCAAACCGACATAACAGAGCGTAAGGACGCCTCAGTTTCTCGGACAACTGTCAAACCGCACAAAACAGGCGCTAAGACGAAGCCCTCTGCCCCGAAacgtgaagaagaagaagatttcGACAAGCTGTTAGCTTCCTTCACCAAACTAGATACGCAATGCGCTTATGATGTTTGTAAGCAAAGCGTAAGGACTCTAGGCCAGACGTGTCAATGTTGTGGCAGGATTTACTGTTTATCGCATCATATTCCCGAAGTGCATGGCTGCGGAGAAGCTGCTAAGCGAAGAGCCAGGTATCTTGCCAACAGGCCAACCAGTGCAAAACCCAAGGCTTCAGATGCTACTCGTAAAGCGCAGCTTCATAGAAAACTGGACAAGAAGCTTAATGAAATGTCTGAAcagagaaaaatcaagaaaaagggAGGAAACAGCGAGTAA
- the LOC138020342 gene encoding uncharacterized protein: MARAVISLYEGAKTRVKVGLELSEEFEVKGECKWWLRGSCDSKSKNWLGQVKFRECGELLVYRSCVRVAMLYGSETWCLRENEIAILRWTEREMVRAMCGAKLMENKRPEDLMEMLGLKETAVQVARANGVRWYGHVLRRDVEHVLRKALEFEVKCKKKRGRTKKTVEDASGEGEQERWFGEKGRHESSEMESGS, encoded by the exons ATGGCGAGAGCAGTGATAAGTTTGTATGAAGGTGCAAAGACAAGAGTCAAAGTAGGGCTAGAGTTGTCCGAGGAGTTTGAGGTGAAA GGTGAGTGCAAGTGGTGGCTGCgaggcagctgtgacagcaagagcaagaattggctgggTCAGGTGAAATTCAGGGAATGTGGAGAGTTGCTGGTTTATCGGAGTTGTGTAAGAGTGGCGATGTTatatgggagtgagacatggtgtctgagggaaaatgagatagcAATTTTGAGATGGACTGAGAGAGAaatggtgagagcaatgtgcggtgcaaaactgatggagaatAAGAGGCCTgaggacctgatggagatgttgggattgaaggaaacagcgGTTCAGGTGGCAAgggcaaatggagtgagatggtacgggcatgtgttgaggagggatgtTGAGCATGTTCTCAGAAAAGCGTTGGAGTTCGAAGTGAAATGCAAGAAGAAGCGAGGACGAACAAAGAAGACCGTGGAagacgcaagtggagaaggggagcaagagcgttggtttggagaaaaaggacgccatgaatcgagcgagatggagagtgggagttag
- the LOC138019498 gene encoding uncharacterized protein isoform X1 → MDSGVFFSFSSFLLLIISALLSIYLVTCLLPRGKIDIKGKYVLITGCDTGFGRATAIKLDKMGACVLATCLTKEGEHSLKSEASDELKTFQLDVTNSKQIKDVYEEIKKDVSPGSTSISLELAIAILTILFFHMNTKKKYEDVFEDAHLQLGVPVEWISSNEKHGIYCEESTTPINRHQGHNENSDSLMEKNSIDEAAFDNEGLLNSEEKDIFTLRQKFVDRILEPDEELYEIIRSTDCITLARNIEDFRCPGFYNNELGDFVMKVASPILRIPTVIVSSNEAAHCIPFVPPGPILKEPLYVAFTSYGPGHYDSTHPVTVVDERNETNASTLQSSFCARGRKSAGMGSNCSIAETSKCSCVGKGTRCTRRCRCRGCQNKQETSKNETDRRRSKGVVAG, encoded by the exons ATGGATTCGGgagttttcttttcgttttcgtcTTTTTTGTTGCTGATAATTAGtgctcttctttcaatttatcTGGTCACCTGTTTGTTGCCGAGGGGGAAAATCGATATAAAAGGAAAGTATGTTCTGATCACTGGCTGTGACACTGGCTTCGGTCGAGCGACAGCGATTAAGCTGGACAAAATGGGAGCTTGTGTGTTAGCGACTTGTTTGACGAAAGAAGGAGAACATAGTTTGAAATCAGAGGCGAGCGACGAGCTGAAAACATTCCAGTTGGATGTGACAAATTCCAAGCAGATTAAAGATGTGTAcgaagaaataaagaaagacGTTTCACCTG GCTCAACCAGCATTTCCTTGGAGTTGGCGATTGCAATTCTTACAATATTGTTTTTTCACATGAATACTAAGAAAAAGTACGAAGACGTTTTTGAAGATGCTCATCTCCAACTAGGAGTTCCTGTAGAATGGATAtcgtcgaatgaaaaacatggcATCTATTGTGAAGAAAGCACAACACCCATCAATAGACATCAAGGTCACAATGAAAATAGTGATAGTTTAATGGAAAAGAATAGCATAGATGAAGCGGCATTTGATAACGAAG GTTTGTTGAATTCGGAAGAAAAGGACATTTTCACTCTCCGTCAAAAGTTTGTTGATCGAATACTCGAGCCTGATGAAGAACTTTACGAAATTATCAGAAGTACTGACTGTATTACTCTTGCAAGAAATATAGAGGATTTTAGATGTCCAGGATTTTATAACAATGAGCTGGGAGACTTCGTAATGAAAGTGGCTTCGCCCATTCTGAGAATTCCCACAGTTATTGTTTCTTCAAATGAGGCCGCTCACTGCATTCCATTTGTACCACCGGGTCCTATTCTCAAGGAGCCATTGTACGTTGCCTTTACAAGTTATGGCCCCGGCCATTATGATTCAACACATCCTGTGACTGTTGTTG atgaaagaaatgaaacaaacgcGTCCACGCTACAATCCAGCTTCTGTGCTCGTGGTAGAAAGTCAGCTGGGATGGGGTCAAACTGCTCGATTGCCGAAACCTCAAAGTGCTCTTGTGTGGGAAAAGGAACAAGGTGTACTCGAAGATGCAGATGCAGAGGATGCCAAAACAAGCAGGAGACCAGTAAAAATGAAACAGATAGGCGAAGGTCAAAGGGTGTCGTTGcgggataa
- the LOC138019498 gene encoding uncharacterized protein isoform X3 — translation MDSGVFFSFSSFLLLIISALLSIYLVTCLLPRGKIDIKGKYVLITGCDTGFGRATAIKLDKMGACVLATCLTKEGEHSLKSEASDELKTFQLDVTNSKQIKDVYEEIKKDVSPGLLNSEEKDIFTLRQKFVDRILEPDEELYEIIRSTDCITLARNIEDFRCPGFYNNELGDFVMKVASPILRIPTVIVSSNEAAHCIPFVPPGPILKEPLYVAFTSYGPGHYDSTHPVTVVDERNETNASTLQSSFCARGRKSAGMGSNCSIAETSKCSCVGKGTRCTRRCRCRGCQNKQETSKNETDRRRSKGVVAG, via the exons ATGGATTCGGgagttttcttttcgttttcgtcTTTTTTGTTGCTGATAATTAGtgctcttctttcaatttatcTGGTCACCTGTTTGTTGCCGAGGGGGAAAATCGATATAAAAGGAAAGTATGTTCTGATCACTGGCTGTGACACTGGCTTCGGTCGAGCGACAGCGATTAAGCTGGACAAAATGGGAGCTTGTGTGTTAGCGACTTGTTTGACGAAAGAAGGAGAACATAGTTTGAAATCAGAGGCGAGCGACGAGCTGAAAACATTCCAGTTGGATGTGACAAATTCCAAGCAGATTAAAGATGTGTAcgaagaaataaagaaagacGTTTCACCTG GTTTGTTGAATTCGGAAGAAAAGGACATTTTCACTCTCCGTCAAAAGTTTGTTGATCGAATACTCGAGCCTGATGAAGAACTTTACGAAATTATCAGAAGTACTGACTGTATTACTCTTGCAAGAAATATAGAGGATTTTAGATGTCCAGGATTTTATAACAATGAGCTGGGAGACTTCGTAATGAAAGTGGCTTCGCCCATTCTGAGAATTCCCACAGTTATTGTTTCTTCAAATGAGGCCGCTCACTGCATTCCATTTGTACCACCGGGTCCTATTCTCAAGGAGCCATTGTACGTTGCCTTTACAAGTTATGGCCCCGGCCATTATGATTCAACACATCCTGTGACTGTTGTTG atgaaagaaatgaaacaaacgcGTCCACGCTACAATCCAGCTTCTGTGCTCGTGGTAGAAAGTCAGCTGGGATGGGGTCAAACTGCTCGATTGCCGAAACCTCAAAGTGCTCTTGTGTGGGAAAAGGAACAAGGTGTACTCGAAGATGCAGATGCAGAGGATGCCAAAACAAGCAGGAGACCAGTAAAAATGAAACAGATAGGCGAAGGTCAAAGGGTGTCGTTGcgggataa